The sequence ATGCCGTGATCGATCTTGACACGCCAACCACCGCCGTCGGCGGAGTTCCATCCTGAGCTGAAGACTTCCCCGGCTGCGGCCGCGTACACGGGCGTTCCGCAGGCTGCACCGAAGTCGATGCCGGTGTGCATGTACCCGCCCGTGCCGTAGAAGTCGATAGTTCCCGGCGGAGTGGTGCGGTAGCCAAAGCCGGAGGTGATGGGGATGCTGCCGTCGAAGGGGTGGCGGAGGCCAAAGGCCGACGGCGAACCGGCGGCCGGCGGGACGTAAGGCTGGACGGGCGGGGCGGGGCGGTTCGCTGCCGCGGCTGCGGCGGCGGCAGCAGCGGCGGCCGCGGCAGCCTGACGGCGCTGCTCCGCTTCCCATGCCTCGCGGGCCTTGCGGTCTCGTTCGGCAATTTCGTTGGCCACCTGGTTTTGGTTGGCCTGGACGCCCGCCAGTTGCGCCTGGATTCCGGGCTTGGCAGCCTGGAGCTCGGCGTCGAGGCGGGTGGTGTCGGCAATCAACTGGTCCACCTGGGCCTTTTTGGCGGCTGCCTCGTCGCGTGCCGCCTTCTCCCGCTCAAGCGCGGCGTCGGCTTTGGCCTTGAGGTCCTTGATTTCCGCTTCCACGGCCTGGAGCCGGGCTTCCGAGTTCACGTTGGTCGCGTTCTGCTGGCTCAGCTTGTCCATGGCGGCGTTCTGGCTGCGCATGGCCTGGTCCGCCAAGTCCATGGTGTCGGTGAGGCTGCCCCCGCCGTTGGAGCCGAAAAAAAGCGACAGGTTGGAGGGGACACCGCCGGACTTGTAGGCCTGGGTCGCGATCTGGCCGATCAGCTTCTTGGTATCGGCAATTTTTTGCTTGTCGGTTTCCAGCTGCTGGGTGATCTTGGCTTTGTTTTGCTGGGCCATGTCGACACGTGCAGCCAGTGCTTCCGATTCTTTGACTGCGCTGGCAACGCGGCCCTGCGCGTCAAGCAGTGCTTGCTGTGCCGCCGGGAGCTGGCCCTGGTAGATCACAAGGTCGCCGGCGGCCTTTGCGATTCGGGAATCGACAAATTCAAGCGACGCCTGGACGCGGGCAGCTTCGGCCTCGAGCGCGGCTTTCCGGTCTTCGAGGTCGTCTGCGAAAGCCACGGGGGTGGCTACGGCCATGCCTGCTGAAAGAATGACGGTGAGCAGGCCGCTCACAAGTCCCCACCGGCGGGCAGCGGACCGTCCCCGGCTTCGCTGGGCGCGGGGCGCGGTTTGAGCAGTAACGTTCATTGGCATTCCTTGGTCGGTGTGCACAGCCTAAACGCGCAAATATCTGCGAAGGGTCAAGAGGGACGAAATTCCTGCCAAGGATCCGCCAAGGACCAGCAGCGCCGGCGCGAGGATGAGGGTCTGGCCTGCCGAAATGAAGGCCGTGTCAGGGTATTGGCGGGACATGTAGTCACCCAGGAAGAACTGCGCTACGGCCCACAGGGTGCCCGAGGCCAGGGCTGCGCCGATGACGGCCGCGATGACGCCTTCGAGGATGAATGGCAGCTGGATGACGGTTTTGGACGCCCCCACGAGCCTCATGATGCCGGTCTCCCGGCGCCGGCTGAAGGCGGAGAGCCTGATCGTCGTGGCGATGAGCAGGATCGCGCAGACGATCATCACTCCTGCGATGCCCACTGCCACCAGGGACGCCCCATTCATCACCGAGAAAAGACGTTCCAGCAGCTGCCGCTGGTCGATGACCGTCTCCACGCCGGGCTGGGAGGAGAACGTCTCGCTGATGATTTGGTACTTCTCCGGATCCTTCATGTTGATCCGGAAGGAAGCCGGCAGCTGGTCCGGGGTCACGGAATCCACAATGGGCGAATTGGAGAACTGGTCCTTGAAGTGCTTGTAGGCCTCATCCTTGGACTCGAACTGGAAGTCGTTGATGTACTGCGCCACAGCCGGGGATTCCAGGAGTGCGTTCAGGCCCTGCTGCTGTTCAGGGGTCACGGGTCCGGACGCGCACCCGGGCGCGGTCGACCCGTCGCTGCAGAGGAAGATGGCCACCTGGACCTTGTCGTACCAGTAGCCCTTCATCTGGTTGATCTGCATTTGCAGCATGCCCGCCGCGCCCACGAATGTCAGGGACACGAAGGTCACCAGGATGACCGATACCACCATGGACAGGTTCCGGCGCAGGCCGCTGCCAATCTCGGAGAGAATGAATGCGAGCCTCACCGCTGGGCCTCGCCTTCAGCGCCGTTGCCACGCAGGCCGGCGTCGGGAGCCTCCCTGCCGCTGGCGTCCTTCAGGCGCCGGGACTGTCCGACGACGGGAATCATCGAGGTGTACAGGGCCTTGGCTTCGTCGCGGATCACCACGCCGTTCTTGAGTTCGACCACGCGCTTGCGCATCTCGTTGACGATGTCGTCGTCGTGGGTGGCCATCACCACGGTGGTTCCGTTCTGGTTGATCTTGTCCAATACGCCCATGATTCCCATGGACGTGGTGGGATCGAGGTTTCCCGTCGGCTCGTCTGCGAGGAGGATCCCGGGGCGGTTGACCACGGCACGCGCGAT comes from Pseudarthrobacter sp. NIBRBAC000502770 and encodes:
- the ftsX gene encoding permease-like cell division protein FtsX is translated as MRLAFILSEIGSGLRRNLSMVVSVILVTFVSLTFVGAAGMLQMQINQMKGYWYDKVQVAIFLCSDGSTAPGCASGPVTPEQQQGLNALLESPAVAQYINDFQFESKDEAYKHFKDQFSNSPIVDSVTPDQLPASFRINMKDPEKYQIISETFSSQPGVETVIDQRQLLERLFSVMNGASLVAVGIAGVMIVCAILLIATTIRLSAFSRRRETGIMRLVGASKTVIQLPFILEGVIAAVIGAALASGTLWAVAQFFLGDYMSRQYPDTAFISAGQTLILAPALLVLGGSLAGISSLLTLRRYLRV
- a CDS encoding M23 family metallopeptidase, with the protein product MNVTAQTAPRAQRSRGRSAARRWGLVSGLLTVILSAGMAVATPVAFADDLEDRKAALEAEAARVQASLEFVDSRIAKAAGDLVIYQGQLPAAQQALLDAQGRVASAVKESEALAARVDMAQQNKAKITQQLETDKQKIADTKKLIGQIATQAYKSGGVPSNLSLFFGSNGGGSLTDTMDLADQAMRSQNAAMDKLSQQNATNVNSEARLQAVEAEIKDLKAKADAALEREKAARDEAAAKKAQVDQLIADTTRLDAELQAAKPGIQAQLAGVQANQNQVANEIAERDRKAREAWEAEQRRQAAAAAAAAAAAAAAANRPAPPVQPYVPPAAGSPSAFGLRHPFDGSIPITSGFGYRTTPPGTIDFYGTGGYMHTGIDFGAACGTPVYAAAAGEVFSSGWNSADGGGWRVKIDHGMVQGNTLTTIYYHNSSIVVSNGQKVSQGQLIAYSGSTGNSTGCHAHFETWLNGRAVDPMGLL